In the Methanococcus maripaludis genome, one interval contains:
- a CDS encoding methanogenesis marker 2 protein, with amino-acid sequence MDLSKLSDELRNFEGVTRKKEIKNVVNNFNFQEDYDFDIVVDFGDDAAIIGIDDENAVLLAADGIWGKLLETDPFWAGYCAVLVNANDIAAMGGRSIGMTNIIGIKDCDKGRDLLKGLKEGVSKFGIPVVGGHTHPDAQCNVLDISITGIVKRDNVLRSDAAKVGDKIVFAYDLDGKIHETFNLNWDTTSMKSKKYVRDQLKVLEIIGEEHLANSCKDISNPGGLGTLGMLLEVSKKGAVVDVSKIPVPEDIPLNHWLKMYPGSGFVFTAPEDKTKDLIERLEFAGIASAVCGEVKNDRKFMITDGNEKTVFFDFEKEYICGC; translated from the coding sequence ATGGATTTAAGCAAGCTCTCTGATGAACTCAGAAATTTTGAAGGCGTTACAAGAAAAAAAGAAATCAAAAATGTAGTCAATAACTTTAATTTTCAAGAAGATTATGACTTCGATATTGTTGTAGATTTTGGCGATGACGCGGCAATAATTGGAATTGACGATGAAAACGCAGTACTTCTCGCAGCAGATGGGATTTGGGGAAAATTGCTTGAAACAGATCCATTTTGGGCAGGATACTGCGCAGTTTTGGTAAATGCAAATGATATTGCTGCAATGGGTGGCAGATCCATTGGAATGACAAATATCATTGGAATAAAAGACTGCGATAAAGGAAGAGACTTGTTAAAAGGTCTTAAAGAAGGAGTCAGTAAATTTGGAATACCTGTTGTAGGTGGCCACACGCACCCTGATGCACAGTGCAATGTTTTAGATATTTCAATTACGGGAATTGTAAAACGAGACAATGTTTTAAGAAGTGACGCTGCAAAAGTTGGGGATAAAATTGTATTTGCATACGATTTGGATGGAAAAATTCACGAAACATTTAATTTAAACTGGGATACTACTTCAATGAAATCTAAAAAGTATGTTCGAGACCAGTTAAAAGTTCTTGAAATAATCGGTGAAGAACATCTTGCAAACTCCTGTAAGGACATAAGTAATCCTGGTGGGCTTGGAACATTGGGAATGCTTTTAGAAGTTTCAAAAAAAGGTGCAGTTGTGGATGTAAGTAAAATTCCGGTTCCAGAAGATATTCCATTGAATCACTGGCTTAAAATGTACCCTGGAAGCGGTTTTGTATTTACTGCGCCTGAAGATAAAACAAAAGACTTAATTGAAAGACTCGAATTTGCAGGAATCGCATCTGCAGTTTGCGGAGAAGTTAAAAACGACAGAAAATTCATGATAACTGACGGAAATGAAAAAACCGTGTTTTTCGACTTTGAAAAAGAATACATCTGTGGCTGTTAA
- a CDS encoding protein translocase subunit SecF, producing the protein MNINYKVLTIIPLILALLSLALVSVHGLKESIDVSGGTEISILASENTDLSVLKEKLPDSEVKISESSIGTFVVIKSGLDTDVDSVRAVVKEFFNVEDLSELSYTEKQIGSVLSGKFWEEGMKAVGFAFIFMAIVVYAIFRTPVPSGAVILAAASDMAIAIGGMSLFGIPISTATIAALLMLVGYSVDTDIMLTTRVLKRRTGTLDERISGAMKTGITMSLTTIFAMAVLYLVVTFVVPAADVLANIAAVLLIGLIGDLMLTWMTNAGILRYYMTEYKKGK; encoded by the coding sequence ATGAATATCAACTATAAGGTGTTAACAATTATTCCGTTAATTTTAGCACTACTATCTTTGGCCCTTGTATCGGTACATGGGCTCAAAGAAAGCATTGACGTAAGTGGGGGAACTGAAATAAGTATCCTCGCATCTGAAAACACAGATTTAAGCGTCTTAAAAGAAAAATTACCCGATTCAGAAGTCAAAATATCTGAGTCTTCAATCGGAACATTTGTTGTAATTAAATCAGGCCTTGATACTGACGTGGATTCAGTAAGGGCAGTAGTAAAAGAATTTTTTAACGTGGAAGACCTTTCAGAGTTAAGCTATACTGAAAAACAAATTGGTTCAGTTTTGAGCGGTAAATTCTGGGAAGAAGGAATGAAAGCAGTAGGATTTGCATTTATATTCATGGCAATTGTTGTTTATGCAATATTTAGAACACCTGTTCCAAGTGGGGCTGTTATTCTTGCAGCAGCATCAGATATGGCAATTGCAATAGGGGGAATGAGTTTATTTGGCATTCCAATTTCAACTGCAACAATTGCGGCACTTTTAATGCTTGTTGGTTACAGTGTCGATACAGATATCATGCTTACAACAAGGGTATTGAAACGGAGAACGGGGACGCTTGATGAGAGAATTTCTGGTGCAATGAAAACAGGAATAACAATGTCGCTCACGACAATTTTTGCAATGGCGGTATTGTATCTCGTAGTTACATTCGTGGTTCCTGCAGCAGATGTACTTGCAAATATCGCAGCAGTACTTCTTATCGGATTGATTGGCGATTTAATGCTTACCTGGATGACAAATGCAGGGATTTTAAGGTACTATATGACCGAATACAAAAAAGGGAAGTAA
- a CDS encoding DUF2120 family protein, whose translation MNNLNMIMGRLVKSMEAFKGSKPVINKEGILSVRSVCRDPEFEKYNSIKEYLTEKLVQNGFELASEDDILEMATKINDLLGDSDTYTDEFAFEGVKSGFEDIGCDCDYVVGKKGNAYVGISMWYEKTAKEPKFVEVMAI comes from the coding sequence ATGAATAATTTGAACATGATTATGGGAAGACTTGTAAAATCAATGGAAGCTTTCAAAGGGTCAAAGCCGGTAATAAATAAAGAAGGAATTCTTTCAGTAAGAAGCGTTTGTAGGGATCCAGAATTTGAAAAATACAATTCTATAAAAGAATATTTAACAGAAAAACTCGTTCAAAATGGATTTGAATTGGCATCCGAAGATGATATTTTAGAAATGGCTACAAAAATAAACGATTTACTCGGAGATTCAGATACTTATACCGATGAATTTGCATTCGAAGGTGTTAAAAGTGGATTTGAAGACATCGGATGCGATTGCGATTATGTTGTTGGAAAAAAAGGTAACGCGTATGTTGGAATTAGTATGTGGTATGAAAAGACTGCAAAAGAGCCAAAATTCGTCGAAGTAATGGCAATTTAA
- a CDS encoding LL-diaminopimelate aminotransferase, protein MESYIQNLFAERIGGKSFGKEDVIYKFEKIKRAKQAAKLKYPDMELIDMGVGEPDEMADESVVEVLCEEAKKHGNRGYSDNGVQALKDEIPIYMEKIFGVKDLDPVNEVVHSIGSKPALAYITSVFINPGDVTLMTVPGYPVTATHTKWYGGSVETLPLLEKNNFLPELDAISKEVREKAKILYLNYPNNPTGAQATKKFYKEAVDFAFENDLIVLQDAAYAALTYGDKPLSFLTVKDAKEVGVEIHSFSKAYNMTGWRLAFVAGNELIVRGFAAVKDNYDSGQFIPIQKAGIHCLRHPEITEKTRAKYERRLSKMVKILNEAGFNAKMPGGTFYLYVKAPIGTKDGAKFANAEEFSQFMIKEKLISTVPWDDAGHFVRMAACFEAFKDGEISIEEEDRILNEVKRRLTEVEFVFE, encoded by the coding sequence ATGGAAAGTTACATTCAAAATTTGTTCGCTGAAAGAATTGGCGGCAAAAGCTTTGGAAAAGAAGATGTAATCTACAAATTCGAAAAAATTAAAAGAGCAAAACAGGCTGCGAAATTAAAGTACCCTGACATGGAATTAATCGACATGGGTGTTGGGGAACCTGATGAAATGGCTGACGAGTCCGTAGTTGAAGTTTTATGCGAAGAAGCAAAAAAACACGGAAATAGAGGATATTCTGACAACGGAGTTCAGGCTTTAAAAGACGAAATCCCAATTTACATGGAAAAAATTTTTGGAGTTAAAGATTTAGACCCTGTAAACGAAGTAGTTCACTCAATCGGATCAAAACCTGCTTTAGCATACATCACATCAGTATTTATCAACCCTGGCGATGTAACCTTAATGACAGTTCCAGGATACCCGGTCACTGCAACACACACCAAATGGTACGGTGGAAGTGTAGAAACCTTACCATTGTTAGAAAAAAATAACTTCTTGCCAGAACTCGATGCGATTTCAAAAGAAGTTAGGGAAAAAGCAAAAATCCTCTACTTAAACTACCCAAACAACCCAACCGGTGCTCAGGCTACCAAAAAATTCTACAAAGAAGCAGTTGATTTCGCATTTGAAAACGATTTGATTGTTCTTCAAGACGCAGCATACGCTGCATTAACTTACGGCGACAAACCGCTTTCATTCCTTACAGTAAAAGATGCAAAAGAAGTCGGTGTCGAAATCCACAGCTTTTCAAAAGCATACAACATGACCGGATGGAGACTTGCATTTGTTGCAGGAAACGAACTTATTGTAAGGGGCTTTGCAGCAGTTAAAGATAACTACGATAGCGGACAGTTCATCCCAATTCAAAAAGCGGGAATTCACTGTTTAAGACACCCTGAAATCACCGAAAAGACAAGGGCAAAATACGAAAGAAGACTCTCAAAAATGGTTAAAATCTTAAACGAAGCAGGATTTAACGCAAAAATGCCCGGAGGAACATTTTACCTCTACGTGAAAGCTCCAATTGGAACAAAAGACGGCGCTAAATTTGCAAATGCTGAAGAGTTCTCACAGTTCATGATAAAAGAAAAACTTATTTCAACCGTGCCTTGGGACGATGCAGGCCACTTTGTAAGAATGGCAGCATGCTTTGAAGCATTCAAAGACGGTGAAATTTCAATCGAAGAAGAAGACAGAATCTTAAACGAAGTTAAAAGAAGATTAACTGAAGTAGAATTTGTCTTTGAATAA
- a CDS encoding flippase-like domain-containing protein, with protein MDRKQHRLLRNIVVYGLGISIISFIIYKIGIFEVYAVLASANVGIYLFAVFIYLVTLYVLSIRWNYLLKLNGHSADPKNLLLLITMGQFINNVTPSMKGGSEPFRAYYLSKLEKIPYHVSFSAVIIERILDSVIFLIFSFFVLIYFALKGVVYTQAFALAWILVVSLTVSIIYIAMHKEWAFKITLQIAKIVTKFSSKTLNEQKIRDTIDKFQKTMIFFKGNRKGMITSLFISSAWWMLDIFRIYVLFIAISTHVAFISVASTYLVALLVGILPTLPGGLGTSDTAMIAMYSFFKIPYSNAAAGTLLDRSISYIGVTIIGSIAFKIIKKKSKEKGYEVES; from the coding sequence ATGGACAGAAAACAGCACAGGCTTTTAAGAAACATTGTTGTATATGGACTCGGTATCTCCATAATTTCTTTTATAATTTACAAAATAGGCATTTTTGAAGTCTATGCAGTTTTGGCATCGGCAAATGTTGGAATCTATTTATTTGCGGTTTTTATTTATTTGGTAACCCTGTACGTCCTTTCAATAAGATGGAACTACCTTTTAAAATTAAATGGCCACAGTGCAGACCCTAAAAATCTTCTTCTATTAATTACCATGGGCCAATTTATAAACAACGTAACTCCGTCAATGAAAGGAGGAAGTGAACCATTTAGGGCGTATTATTTGTCAAAATTAGAAAAAATACCTTATCACGTTTCATTTTCAGCAGTTATAATCGAAAGAATACTTGATAGTGTTATATTTTTGATTTTCAGCTTTTTTGTACTAATATATTTCGCTTTAAAAGGCGTAGTTTACACTCAAGCTTTTGCTTTGGCGTGGATTTTAGTTGTATCCCTAACAGTTTCTATAATTTATATTGCAATGCATAAAGAGTGGGCTTTTAAAATAACACTCCAAATTGCAAAAATTGTTACTAAATTTTCTTCTAAAACATTAAATGAGCAAAAAATTAGGGATACGATAGACAAGTTCCAAAAAACAATGATATTCTTTAAAGGAAATAGAAAAGGAATGATTACATCACTGTTTATTTCATCAGCTTGGTGGATGTTAGATATTTTTAGAATTTATGTATTATTTATTGCAATAAGTACCCATGTAGCATTTATCTCGGTTGCATCAACATACCTCGTGGCATTGCTTGTTGGAATTTTACCGACTCTTCCGGGAGGTCTTGGAACAAGTGACACTGCAATGATTGCAATGTATTCTTTCTTTAAAATCCCTTATTCAAATGCGGCAGCAGGAACCCTTCTTGATAGATCGATATCATACATTGGGGTTACGATTATTGGATCAATAGCCTTTAAAATAATAAAGAAGAAATCCAAAGAAAAGGGTTACGAAGTTGAAAGTTAG
- the rnc gene encoding ribonuclease III: protein MKNFEKLLSKLDIKFNDLDIFKRAFMHSSYVNEQKNTNLEDNERLEYLGDAVLELIISEYLFKKESLSEGEMSKLRAKYVCESALFTYAKKLKFNDYVLLGKGELNSKGYNKPAIISDVFEAFIAAIYLDQGLDSAKKFVNNHIIPIIEENSKELFIDYKTRLQEFPELNNKTIEYINLEEVGEPHDKKFIVAVKSGRKMLGKGTGKSKKEAEMKAAKNALLKLEKNKN from the coding sequence ATGAAAAATTTTGAAAAGCTGCTTTCGAAACTTGATATAAAATTTAATGATTTAGATATATTTAAACGAGCATTCATGCATTCTTCGTACGTAAATGAACAGAAAAATACCAATTTAGAAGATAATGAACGATTGGAATATTTAGGGGATGCTGTTTTAGAGTTAATAATTAGTGAATACCTGTTTAAAAAAGAAAGTTTATCTGAAGGAGAAATGTCTAAATTGAGGGCAAAATACGTCTGTGAAAGTGCACTTTTTACATATGCTAAAAAGTTAAAATTTAACGATTATGTGCTTTTGGGAAAGGGCGAATTAAATTCTAAAGGATACAATAAACCCGCAATAATTTCGGACGTTTTTGAAGCATTTATCGCAGCAATATATCTAGATCAAGGGCTAGATTCAGCTAAAAAGTTTGTAAATAATCATATAATTCCAATTATTGAAGAAAACTCAAAAGAATTGTTTATAGATTATAAAACCAGATTGCAAGAATTTCCTGAATTAAACAATAAAACTATCGAATACATAAATTTAGAAGAAGTTGGTGAACCCCACGATAAAAAATTTATTGTGGCTGTAAAATCTGGGCGAAAGATGCTTGGAAAGGGGACCGGAAAAAGTAAAAAAGAAGCTGAAATGAAAGCTGCTAAGAATGCACTTTTAAAACTTGAAAAAAATAAAAATTAA
- a CDS encoding class I SAM-dependent methyltransferase gives MNKLKSDEVKDFYENWDVSKYPDYLKLLMEFEENLIFKIISKDDFFKSLFDNRKNTKILDCGCGFGSFYDLTRDFDTIYLDFSLNLLKKFKIEKNKICANIEKLPFKDGIFDSVLCINVLEHVDFKKAISEVKRVLKTDGNAYFIVVNSDSIINDEIFVEWKIPHNLISKSDFNGIESEDFKIEYINSFYFLHPFFKVFPKLILKRIIDLFFKNDEKISKILKFKGQFLICRMVKK, from the coding sequence ATGAATAAATTAAAATCAGATGAAGTAAAAGATTTCTATGAAAATTGGGATGTTTCAAAGTATCCTGATTACTTAAAACTATTAATGGAGTTTGAAGAAAACCTCATTTTTAAAATAATTTCAAAAGATGACTTTTTTAAATCTTTATTTGATAATCGCAAAAATACTAAAATACTCGATTGCGGTTGCGGATTTGGTTCATTTTACGACTTAACAAGAGATTTTGATACAATTTACCTCGATTTTTCACTAAATCTTTTAAAAAAATTTAAAATAGAAAAAAATAAAATCTGTGCAAATATTGAAAAACTGCCATTTAAGGACGGTATTTTTGACTCGGTCTTATGTATCAATGTTTTAGAGCACGTTGATTTTAAAAAAGCAATTTCTGAGGTAAAAAGAGTTTTAAAAACAGATGGAAATGCTTATTTTATTGTAGTAAATTCTGATTCAATAATAAATGATGAAATATTTGTGGAATGGAAAATACCTCACAATTTAATTTCAAAATCAGATTTTAATGGTATCGAATCAGAGGATTTTAAAATAGAATACATAAACTCATTTTATTTTTTACATCCTTTCTTCAAGGTGTTTCCAAAACTTATTTTAAAAAGAATAATAGATTTATTTTTTAAAAATGATGAAAAAATTTCAAAGATTTTGAAATTTAAAGGACAGTTTCTAATTTGCAGAATGGTGAAAAAATGA
- a CDS encoding preprotein translocase subunit SecD encodes MKLLKDPKVIILLVCILASLLLIAFKGISFGVDLSGGSTIVLQTETELSESEMTTVNEILTSRLNTNGLSDVRIYPRGSDEVVIEIPESADLDRIKKILTQQGVFTAIIDNQTAYTGQDISYVEEPGTTASGYGVGFKLTLDGAQNFADVAYGKGGYPVELYMDDNLISSPILSADLADGNIHQSQVITVAGSNPTEDDIDEAWVIYTALQSGSLPVKVQIEYISSVSPTLGSEFIKGSVIAGLFAFIAVAAVISFRYKNPKIVLPILITGFSEVLLILGFASLISWKLDLASIAGIIAAVGTGVDHQIVITDETIAGEAKKVTKSIKRAFFIIFGAAATTIAAMLPLFVMGIGMLKGFAITTIAGVLMGISISRPAFSRIIQYVLKN; translated from the coding sequence ATGAAATTGCTAAAAGACCCTAAAGTAATAATTCTTTTAGTATGTATTTTGGCCTCCTTGCTACTTATTGCATTTAAGGGGATTTCCTTTGGTGTAGATTTAAGTGGTGGTTCTACAATAGTTTTACAGACTGAAACTGAGCTTTCAGAATCTGAAATGACAACTGTAAATGAAATATTAACAAGTAGGCTTAATACAAATGGACTTAGTGACGTTAGAATTTACCCTAGGGGAAGTGACGAGGTAGTTATTGAAATACCCGAAAGTGCGGATTTAGACAGAATAAAAAAGATTTTAACGCAACAAGGGGTATTTACTGCAATAATTGATAACCAGACTGCATACACAGGGCAAGATATATCTTATGTTGAAGAACCTGGAACAACTGCTTCAGGTTACGGGGTAGGATTTAAATTAACTCTTGACGGGGCACAAAACTTTGCAGATGTTGCTTACGGAAAAGGAGGATATCCTGTAGAACTCTACATGGATGATAATTTAATAAGTTCCCCGATTCTTTCAGCAGACCTTGCAGATGGAAATATACACCAAAGTCAAGTAATAACTGTTGCAGGATCAAATCCAACTGAAGATGATATCGATGAAGCTTGGGTTATTTACACAGCTTTACAATCAGGTTCACTTCCTGTAAAAGTACAGATTGAATACATCAGTTCGGTATCCCCTACTTTGGGATCAGAATTTATAAAAGGATCAGTAATTGCAGGATTGTTTGCATTCATTGCAGTTGCAGCAGTTATTTCATTTAGATATAAAAATCCAAAGATAGTTCTTCCAATCCTTATAACTGGATTTTCAGAAGTGCTTTTAATCTTGGGTTTTGCATCACTCATCAGCTGGAAACTTGACCTTGCATCAATTGCAGGAATTATTGCAGCAGTGGGAACGGGTGTTGATCACCAAATAGTTATCACCGATGAAACAATTGCTGGTGAAGCTAAAAAAGTAACCAAAAGTATTAAAAGGGCGTTCTTCATTATATTCGGTGCAGCGGCTACAACAATTGCGGCAATGCTTCCATTGTTTGTGATGGGTATTGGAATGCTCAAAGGATTTGCAATAACCACTATCGCAGGTGTTTTAATGGGAATTTCAATTTCAAGACCTGCATTTTCGAGAATAATACAATACGTATTAAAGAATTAA
- the wtpB gene encoding tungstate ABC transporter permease WtpB, whose translation MKADKGFNLLFLVISLFLLSFVLLPLLNMILNPGNVEGAIHDSEVIKSLLVSIKAAGTATVLAIFLGIPLSYLLARYHFTGKNVIEAIIDIPMAIPHSVIGIMILAFFYGTSIGRGIEDIGFEIVDNFWGIVVVMLYVGLPYMVNSGRDGFLMVEEELENVSRTLGASRMKTFFSVSLPLIKNNMVSGSILTFARGISEVGAILIVAYFPKTTPVLILDRFNEYGLSASKPISVIMIVLSIALFSVFRLVRYTKN comes from the coding sequence TTGAAGGCAGATAAAGGATTTAATTTGTTATTTTTGGTAATTTCACTATTTTTACTCTCATTTGTTTTACTTCCTTTGTTAAACATGATTTTAAATCCAGGAAATGTTGAAGGTGCAATTCACGATTCGGAAGTAATTAAATCTCTTCTTGTAAGTATAAAAGCAGCAGGTACTGCAACTGTTCTCGCGATTTTTTTAGGGATTCCTCTATCGTATTTGCTTGCAAGATATCATTTTACTGGAAAAAATGTAATCGAGGCAATTATCGATATTCCAATGGCAATTCCCCACTCTGTGATTGGTATCATGATTTTAGCATTCTTTTACGGGACTTCAATTGGAAGGGGGATCGAAGATATCGGTTTTGAAATTGTTGACAATTTCTGGGGAATCGTTGTAGTAATGCTCTACGTTGGACTTCCTTATATGGTTAACAGCGGAAGGGATGGATTTTTAATGGTTGAAGAGGAGCTTGAAAATGTTTCAAGGACACTTGGTGCTTCAAGAATGAAGACTTTTTTTAGTGTTTCCTTACCTTTAATCAAAAATAACATGGTTTCAGGAAGTATTTTGACATTTGCAAGAGGTATTAGTGAAGTTGGGGCGATATTGATTGTTGCATATTTCCCTAAGACGACACCAGTATTAATTTTGGATAGATTTAATGAATATGGGCTTAGCGCTTCAAAACC
- the hypB gene encoding hydrogenase nickel incorporation protein HypB: MHFVDVLNIGKDIIKANKKNADKNRKILEDHGIAAFDFMGAIGSGKTLLIEHLINNLKDEYKIACIAGDVIAKYDAGRMEKHGVKVIPLNTGKECHLDAHQVGHCFHDLDLDNLDIIFIENVGNLICPTDFDLGTHKRTVVVSVTEGDDTVEKHPEIFKTADLTIINKIDICEAVGADPQKMLNDAKKINKDMEVLLTAIKHYQGVEEVVNFIKKTVEEVKNQK; the protein is encoded by the coding sequence ATGCATTTTGTCGACGTTTTGAATATCGGAAAAGACATAATTAAGGCCAATAAAAAAAATGCAGATAAAAATAGGAAAATATTGGAAGATCACGGGATTGCTGCATTTGATTTCATGGGTGCAATTGGAAGCGGTAAAACTCTTTTAATAGAACACTTGATCAATAATTTAAAAGATGAATACAAAATCGCATGTATTGCTGGCGATGTCATCGCAAAATACGATGCAGGAAGAATGGAAAAACACGGTGTTAAAGTTATTCCCTTAAATACGGGAAAAGAATGCCACCTTGATGCCCACCAAGTCGGACATTGTTTCCATGATTTAGACCTTGATAATTTAGATATTATATTTATCGAAAATGTTGGAAATTTAATATGCCCAACAGATTTTGATCTTGGAACGCACAAACGAACTGTTGTTGTTAGTGTCACTGAAGGGGACGATACCGTTGAAAAACACCCTGAAATATTTAAAACCGCAGATTTGACAATAATCAACAAAATAGACATTTGTGAAGCTGTTGGTGCAGACCCTCAAAAAATGTTAAACGATGCAAAAAAAATCAACAAGGATATGGAAGTACTTCTTACAGCAATAAAACATTATCAAGGCGTTGAAGAAGTTGTTAATTTCATTAAAAAAACAGTTGAAGAAGTTAAAAATCAAAAATAA
- the pheA gene encoding prephenate dehydratase — protein sequence MICCLGPKGSYSEKAAVTFSKAIKDDEIQFEDSIYNVFKAIETNSEFFGVVPSENSIGGSVSLTQDLLLEFPVKILGEVDISINHCLIGYDIKKITEVLAHPQALAQCGHYITKNNWDITPVDSNAKAAKIVSEKKDEKLAAICGVENAEIYGLKVLDENIQDYKNNTTRFFLICNKNKDFKTDLKPNKVSLVIEINKNMPGAFYEVLGVFKYRNVNLTRIESRPSKKEIGNYVFYIDYEYYDDNSALLRDLRMWALNVIELGNYFVLK from the coding sequence ATGATCTGCTGTCTCGGGCCAAAGGGAAGTTACAGTGAAAAAGCGGCTGTTACATTTTCAAAGGCAATAAAAGATGATGAAATCCAGTTTGAAGATTCAATTTACAATGTATTTAAGGCAATTGAAACTAATTCTGAATTTTTTGGGGTGGTTCCCTCTGAAAATTCAATTGGTGGTTCAGTATCGCTTACACAAGACCTTCTTTTGGAGTTTCCAGTAAAAATTCTCGGTGAAGTGGATATTTCAATAAACCACTGTTTAATTGGTTACGATATTAAAAAAATAACTGAAGTTTTAGCCCACCCGCAAGCACTCGCACAGTGTGGACACTACATTACAAAAAATAACTGGGATATAACGCCGGTTGACAGCAACGCAAAAGCTGCAAAGATAGTTTCAGAGAAAAAAGACGAAAAACTTGCAGCAATTTGTGGCGTTGAAAATGCTGAAATTTATGGGTTAAAAGTTCTCGATGAAAACATTCAGGATTATAAAAACAATACTACAAGATTTTTTTTGATCTGCAATAAAAACAAGGATTTTAAAACCGATTTAAAACCAAATAAAGTATCCCTTGTAATCGAGATAAATAAAAACATGCCTGGAGCATTTTATGAAGTTTTGGGCGTATTTAAGTACCGAAACGTTAATTTAACAAGGATTGAATCAAGACCTTCTAAAAAAGAAATTGGAAATTATGTATTTTACATAGATTACGAATATTATGATGACAATTCTGCACTGCTTCGAGATCTAAGGATGTGGGCATTAAATGTAATCGAACTTGGAAATTACTTTGTGTTAAAATAG
- a CDS encoding TldD/PmbA family protein, giving the protein METDLGYLLDKIMETSENKGFETEVFISKGKHFSSELDGENLDSIEESDDFGIGVRVIKDKNVGFAYSSKKDVDVVNKAMENLIYDSDTSFSIPRKYKHPKGMLYDNVKTLTEKELIDALFEMKDILKENKITTVNGGVSNSYGYSRILNSNGVDVEEENTYYSASIAGINNGETAYDYLTKNNIFDVKELAENVVEFLKNPNAIKTEFEGNIVLDQRALNSLLSYTLIPAFNAENVQRNRSVLKDKLGEEVFGENITIEDDGTRDYSLYSAVVDGEGTRTQKTMLIENGVLKNYLYDIKRANIEGKESTGNASRGYSSLPSVGPTNIVIEPVGKIENIDEYLYINTLIGTHTANPITGDFSVEISNSYIMKKGEKTPVKKGLLSGNIFEILKTATPLDRVEQRGKLISPPLLFSGKILV; this is encoded by the coding sequence ATGGAAACAGATTTAGGATACTTACTCGATAAAATTATGGAAACTTCTGAAAATAAAGGTTTTGAAACTGAAGTATTTATCTCAAAAGGAAAACACTTTAGTTCAGAGCTTGATGGGGAAAATTTAGATAGTATTGAGGAATCTGATGACTTTGGAATTGGAGTAAGGGTTATTAAAGATAAAAACGTTGGATTTGCATATTCCTCTAAAAAAGACGTTGATGTGGTAAATAAGGCGATGGAAAATTTAATTTATGATTCAGATACAAGTTTTTCGATCCCTAGAAAATACAAACATCCAAAGGGAATGTTATATGATAATGTAAAAACCCTGACTGAAAAAGAGTTGATCGATGCACTCTTTGAAATGAAAGATATCTTAAAAGAAAATAAAATTACAACCGTGAACGGAGGAGTTTCAAATTCTTACGGATATTCGAGAATTTTAAATTCAAACGGGGTTGATGTTGAAGAAGAAAATACCTACTACTCTGCATCAATTGCTGGAATCAATAACGGGGAAACTGCGTATGACTATTTAACAAAAAACAATATTTTCGACGTTAAAGAACTTGCAGAAAACGTTGTAGAATTTTTGAAAAATCCAAATGCGATAAAAACGGAATTTGAAGGAAATATCGTGTTAGATCAGAGAGCTTTGAACTCACTTTTAAGTTACACACTTATTCCTGCATTTAACGCTGAAAATGTTCAAAGAAATAGGTCAGTTTTAAAAGATAAACTCGGTGAAGAAGTATTTGGAGAAAACATCACAATTGAAGATGATGGAACAAGAGATTACTCGCTTTATTCCGCAGTTGTTGACGGGGAAGGAACAAGAACTCAAAAAACAATGCTTATTGAAAATGGTGTTTTGAAAAACTACCTCTACGATATAAAAAGGGCAAATATCGAAGGAAAAGAGTCAACCGGAAATGCAAGCAGAGGATATTCAAGCCTTCCATCAGTAGGGCCTACAAATATCGTAATTGAGCCTGTTGGAAAAATTGAAAATATTGATGAATATCTTTACATTAACACATTAATTGGAACGCATACTGCAAACCCGATTACAGGGGACTTTTCAGTTGAAATCAGCAACAGCTACATCATGAAAAAAGGCGAAAAAACACCTGTTAAAAAAGGACTTCTCTCAGGAAATATCTTTGAAATCTTAAAAACTGCAACTCCGCTCGATAGAGTTGAACAAAGAGGAAAATTAATTTCACCACCACTTTTGTTCAGTGGAAAAATCCTTGTTTAA